The DNA region GTCACTCATGTCACAAAAGATGTTCAAACCAATCTCAATTTGTATTtataaaatcaatatttaaatcATGCCGAACTGCCGCTAACCAAAACACCCCGCTTAATCTGAAGGTACCGTAAATGTTCAACATGTCGGATTGTTGCAAACGGCCCAAAAACCCATGCATGGTCTGCAGGCGCACCGTTACCGCAAAAACGGGCCTGCAGTGCCAAGGGTCTTGCAAATCCTGGATCCACTTCACATGCTGTAGCTATACTCCCGGAAAAATCAAAGATATCAAGGCCAAAATTATCAAAGTACGATGTCCATGCCCAGACTGCTCCACGCAAGGACCCAAAGAAATAGTCATGAAGGACTCGAGTTTCACATGCATTAACAAAACCTGTCCTATAAACAATCCACCGAAATGCGCTAAAGATCGCGACAACAACAATAAAATGGTCCAGCAGCCTTCGCCTTGTAAACTGAGCTGTAAGGAGTGGCCGGGTGTTCCGTGCAGTGGCAACTCCTGCCAGGCAAATACGCAAGAAGAATGCTGTCCTCCTGATCCGCGAGCGTGTCCTATCCCGACCCCACCGCCGGGCTgtcctccgccgccgccgccgccggcgcctTGCATTCCGGCGCCAGTGCCTTGCCCGCGGCCGCAGCCTCCGCCGAAGCCTTGTTCGCCGTCGACGCCGCCGTGCCGTCCGCAGCACCACCGACCCTCGGAACAGTCGGACATGCCTCAGCACATGCAGACTCAACAATCACACACACCACCGCAATACTACCAACAGAACTCGCCTGGCCACACCTCGAACACGGGGTCTCCGGCTCGGCGCATGTCACCTTCGTCCACCCCAGTGATGCCTTCTATAAGTCTCGTCGAGAACATGTGCGAGACTGTTGGGCTTTTGAGTGACCAGCTCAATCAGTTGATGAGTAAGATGACAGACGTGTTGAACCCGAGTACGAACAGCAGAATGCCATCAGAGCCGGACCCGACCCCGTGTCGTTGCCCGAAAAATCCTGTACCCACCTGCAACATACCACAGCCGCCTGCGTGCAATTATAATAGGCGATAAATTATTAGGCTGGcattatttgtcaaatttaaagcCACGCATGGCATTTGACACTTTGCTTGGCCAAAAACTCCCCATTTACTTTAGTTAAGTACAGTCAGTTAAAGTGTCAGCAAAAAATCGACGACGTAATAATAACCTGGTGTTTGTACAAtggaataaaaaatatactcgTACCTTCCTAATGATTGTTTctttaaaagaaaacaaaaatagtATTACCTATTCAACACAGTACCTAATTAAATAAGTAAGGGTAAGGCCTGAGTGGCCTGAGTGCACGTTTATAACTCgaccacacatgcgcgttttgagagcgtaggcggagctgTAGCGGAGcgtaatgatagcggtgcgccggacgaacgctggcgttgcgcgcggattgcgagcggaacgcgcGCGCATTCAGCTCCGCTAAcactacgctatcaaaacgctttattttGGGCGAGCAGCGGAGCGgaggcggggcgtgcggcgcgcatgccaaacaattgaagctgatacaagtgtcctgtgtgcgtagccgaatggcacaaacgctcacgaaacgaaacgcctgtaggtatctatctctgtcgctcgtgcgtattggcgcgacagagctagactacctttcgcggcgtttcgttttcgtttcgcgtcgcagaaatgccattcggctacggcatctgAGTCGACACTAATCTTGTCTAGTAACGAAGGATAACAATTAGCATTATAATAGAACATAACAAAATAGTTTTATGACTAGAACTAGTATATtctttattgtaattttaatgccGAACACAAGATGTGCACTTCGTTCAGtgcaaacaaaacaaatattgcGGAAAATGTGGAAATTCTGGTACCATCGGAAGGTATATAtgcaatttttaaattattgtgcACTTCAGAGGGGACTTTTTACCCGTGCTAGAAGTGAccaaagtgacacttttctcTTCTTGGCCATTATTTTTTACTATAACCTTCAACGCATTATTTTTGTAGGAATTGTACAAAATGACGTGAAAAGCAGTGTGTGTCGCGTGGTAGCAATAGATTTCAAAATTGAACCAAGAGAGTAGCGAGTGGTacgaaaagtggaatcttgagtgttgcgagggtttcaaggcacgaaggttaaccAAACTATGCCACctagtgaaacacaacatttttcaccatgCCATAATACCTAATACTTACATAcctaataatccatactaatattataaatgggaaagtgtgtgtgtctatttgtttgtccgtctttcacggcaaaacggaacgacgaattgacgtgattttttaagtggagatagttgaagggatggagagtggcattggctactttttgtcactttctaaccccccactttcctaaaatggggggtggatgtttgtatggagcattgcgaaattttcgaatttaacgcgagcgaagccgcgggcaaaaggtaGTTATCTATAATCGTACATTCGTTGTTTGTGTCATTGTTTTTTGGTAATTTTCTTTTTggtcatataattataaaactaCTTAGGTAATTTTTTTGGGTCTATCATTATATAATCATCTATGGCTGCCATAACTGTCATAAATATGTCGGATTGAGTTCAAAACATGTTCAAAGGATTACGCTTGTCAaggattaaatttaatataaattatattctatatcAATTCTATAATGATTATCAGACATGGTCACTAATTCTCTCATTGTTATGATTTCTCTAATTTATTAGAAAGTTAATAGAGGACAATGAAATGGATGTCAGGTAATATTAATAAGGAACGCTCCGGGTCTTCGGCCcaacgcggagctcggccttcggccttctgtgggggttgtagggaaggaGCTTAAATAGGACCCTATAAGTAGTAAAAATGGCTTTGAGAAGCGAAACGGCAGGTCGAAGGACGAAGGCCGCTGTAGGCCCGACGTGAGATTCTCAAGATACTTTTAGTATTGGGTCGCGTGTTCAAATTTGCGCGTGTGTCTGCCAGCGtgcctctcagggacgctccgcgggacttcggccctacgcggagctcggccttcgtccttcgctgggtttccaaACCGAACGGTCCGACCGTCCTTTTGACCGTCCGGACCGACCTTTGACCGAcctctggcctagcgcgtagtgaccctgcctgctaagccgcggtcccgggttcgaatcccggtaagagcatttatttgtgtgatgtgcacagatatttgttcctgagtcatggatgttttctatgtatatgagtaTGTATTATCTATATacgtaagtatatcgtcgcctagcacctatatatagtacaagctttgcttacttTGGgcctaggttgatctgtgtaaggtgtcccaaagtcccaaaaaaaaaataacgccGCGTCTGTAATGCCTAATTCATGATTTCATGATCCACCGTTTATATTATATactttttttcagaattatttcAGCGAAAACAGCCAGAACTATACGTACTTAAACAACTCAGGATTGCGTTATGCTGTAAGTTAAAACTCAGTTATTTCGTAATATTCctaatacctaatacctataatACATAGGTATCTGTAATATTTTATGCTCTTTGGCTCAGAGAGAGCAGACATGCCGCCAGCAGACGTGTCGCAgctgttagctcattgagcatacagttgtcgttgtgtgcgcgCAGAGATGCTGATGACGCCCGTTGGTTTATTCATTTCATTAGTAAGTTAGTATCATTGGTAACaacagatataggaaggaaggaaggacaTCGGACATGCCCGCGGCGATTTTgaggagcactaagaatggatttttgaaaattcacctcctaagggggtgaaatggaggtccaaagtttgtatgggaaaacaagattagtttttagtacgcgggcgaagccgcaggAAATAGCTAGTGAACTAATAAAAGAACTGCGAACTGCGACACGTCCGCCGGCGGTGTGTCCGCTCTCTAGTACCAGTAGTACCTATTATGAGATTTCAATCTGAAGtagaatttgaaccttattctataaataaattggtaagattttcgtttgtttcaaaaatcaatgtaacaatggaaattctactttattcaGTTCATGgaaggttcaaattagattgcaacacTAATGTACATTGTAATCATGTAATGTATACATTGGGCCTAACGAGGtgtttatttacatttacagtAACTATTGGAAACCTTACGGTCGGATATACCACCGGTTGGGCGACTTCCATCATACCAAAGTTGAAGGATCCGTTGCAGACCTCACTGACGTACCTGATACTTGATAAAGATGGATATACTATGATTAGGGTTATGGTATTTGGAGCTATTCTTGGTAAGTTTCTTTCTAGAATTCCTACAGTTTTACTCCCTTACTCATAAACgttcaagccgataaagttcgtttgtccctttccgacgtattggtgtgatagaaagggacaaacgaactttatcggcactttagtgaacatttatgaataagggggttagttaTCACTGTTATCAGCTACCCTTAAACGagttaaaaaaatgtaagaatGCTTGTTCTGATTTATCACTCAATTTTACTTCACTAAAAGAGACTGATGTCTAATAGTCAAAAAATAGGTATTATAAGTAAAAGTAGCTCCGTGAATTTGAAAAAGTCTGTGGTATCATAATAGGTGGATCAAGCTGAAATCAAATTAACTCGCACAAGACCGTTTATCGTTTTTCATAATAAGAAACACCAGTGGTCCTAACTTTGATCCCTGAAGCACTCcaataattttgttataattGTGATAAAAGAAGAAATAAAGCTTGTTATTGCAACTTGTACGGGCGAAAGCTGGtgtttaaatatatttacatataatgtAGGTCTTATTTCTCTTACAGGTTCCCTCATATCAGGCTTCACAGCTAACAGAGTCGGTCGCAAGCCTTGCTTGATCTTCACATCTAGCCTCAATATCCTTGGCTACTCCATCATGGCGAACGCTGTTGATGTGGCCACCATGAGTGTCGGCAGGTTCATCGCTGGCATGGCGGCTGGCTCCATCGCTGTGGTCAACGTTGTTTACCTTGGTGAGATTGCGTAAGTTAACATTAGCCTGTTAAAATGAGGCACAGATTATAAATCTCTAACGTGCTAACAccttatcacagtataataaagagtactatcgtacagtatggccactcccgctccccgctgaaagcgccgcccacctcggttacctcacagttaccgcctgtcaaaaacgcgaacagtcgacctgtcatatctcactcatacaagtacgcgttcacttacacgagcttagactgtgtgctaggaacgcgcctcttttgatcgccagtgtccgagatgtggtcttataaaacaaagtcccccgccgcgtCTGTTTGTGTGTCGACGTGTGTGTTCGCGTTAAactcaaaactactgaacggatttttaTGCGGTTTTCACTGATGAAAAGAATGATTCTTGAGGAAGGTttatgtatataatttgttgagattttgcataaatttattgaaatattatcATATTTTCTAATAAGAGTCGACCGAAATCCCGCTGTCTGACAGCTTtgatcgaaaacgctgcccagactgtttgagctatatcaaaacaatgtatggcgaaattaTGTCTCTCTAATAGATCCACAAAAAATCCGAGATGGCATATTATTATATCTTTcacggataacttactataaccatttttatgatatccctcgtgcgtagccggggcgggccgctagtaaataataaatattataggttataggacattcttacacagtttAACCGAGCCCCGCGGTAGACCAAGAATGAGCACACTTTATGAGACATGTATAGGTACATTACTTATACAAATGTGGCATTACATTACGAGTTACGAGACTTTTTATATACTAACCGACATCGTAAAAACACTTTAATCGGAGTTTAAATTGAAGAGGCAACAAAGAAACTATAGGTACAAGTGTAAATAATTAGTTTATTAATATTTGCCTTTTAATGTTAGCAAGGATTTCATAAGTTTGTATCTACATTTTCAAACACCAAATTAATACGAATGAGATATTAATATAACGTAACATATTACAATATCTTTGGAAACATAATACTTTGTAACAAAACACTGAATTTTGAGCAAGAAGCCTTGAGCCGAAAGGTCGAATTAGGAATGTTAGGATTCTGTATTTTCTGAACATTATGTTAAatagtttttacaaaaaaacATTCATACATAAATTTGcgtctgtattcccaaacggggtaggAAGAGCACAGGAAACTGGTCAAGTTTCAGTGCTTGGCAattaagaggttgaaagaaaacgaaattgtgatattgcacaCCGTAATCCATAATGGAACCCATATCCGGGCGAGTCAGCTTATTGACCGACAATTTGGGCGTCTTTGGTGTTACTCAAAATGTCTGGAGTTACCCAGAAATGGAACTTCTAATAAACAAAGTAATAGtgtctaattaaaaaaaaaaaaaaacaaacaaagttTCACTTAATTGGGTAGgtagcagcagcggctgatccatacaagccgattcccaccggcttgcctaaaattgattactagtaaagtacctaatgttaaggtaggtttctttttgctcagtgttgcctagaagaaattttcaccagctgccactggtaggtaggtacagtcaaccaattggaaccctaggccactgtagaactatgtcatagtgacgttataaatcagaatgtaagaaatctcttactgcttgtcattttgacatggttgtagagtggcctagggtttcaattggttgactgtacggtaCGGACAGATTTGAGTCGGTCAAAATTTGATTCGCCCATCCCACAGTCTCTATACTATACGTTCACCCATGGCATAGAGGTATAAGGGAAGAGTTCTAACTCCATACATTAGTAAATGCggattatttgtataggcatagttaagtgacatctagtgtcaaatcactcgtcaatcacgtgtcgaatagcgtgaattatcagtactactactcgatactagtgtcacagtgtctcgtctgccaaaaaaataatattagaacagcttacaacttatattacctacaagcagaaggaattgaaaacagaatactgattaatactattgtaattaCTAACTTTAtaaacatacttatacataataaaaaaccCTTAACAATAAAAAACCTTAACAAACTACCTAAATTAGTCAAATAACCTACCCCGCATCGTTCCTGACGCAAAAGTGCCCATCACACTTGCCGCGTTTCCACGctgaaccgcgatggacaacctctGCGCCAAGAACGACCCGGAGCGGGGGTTGAGACCCCTCTCCTGCAGACGACGCCCCAGCTCCCAGAGGAAggttttgtaatattagctaaacaTTTGTGAACATTAGACTCATCGTTCATCGcaacatctattgacaagtagcagtactgataatttacgctagttgacgcgtgattgacgcatgattgtcgctagatgtcacttaattatgcctatacaaataacttgcattaacactgatttaaactttcacgattattacacataattatttttaaaatcgggacttaatcgcgtataactacatattaaactgaccacatggaatcctgtcattaataagtgtaagccgaaaataatatcgacagtcgttaaatcgaatatcgtcagtgttgtatgtcgacagagtaacatccctagtgcgcaaacagttcaagttgataatcaaaaccaagtgcgggtagttcgaaaaactcgcgcggctgtcagaaggtgttgatgtcatttcaagcccgTCTTCTCCGAGACAAGGGGACAAcaccgtccttgaaacgttggaggtcagtttaatatttagttatacgcgattaagtcccgattttaaaaataacttgcatttactgatgtatggagttacaactcttccctcaCTCGTTCCTCTATGCCCATGGTaggcatgcgcggatccaggggggggtcatgggagtcatgacccccccccccccctgagcctaagttggccatacaaatagaccacgtgaccccttCCTGGGGCCCCGGgtctttaccacgtgacccccccccctgggcacgaagctggatcagCGCTTGATGGTAGGTGAAAGTAAGGAAAGGAGGTAGTGAAATTTATTGATCCGTCACCAAACGTTTTAAAAAATAGAGTTggaatatttaacaaatatttataaCCCACAGTCTGTGAGCCGAAAACAATGAGTTTCATTGTTCAGTGGGTACGAACAAAAACGCCCGGGTGGAATAAAAAGCGGAACGcacattttatattaattcgGCGTGACACTTGTTTTGGCAGacattttatcttttttagggttccgtagtcaaactaggaacccttatagtttcgccatgtctgtctgtccgtccgtccgtccgtccgtccgtccgtccgtccgtccgcggataatctcagtaaccgttagcactagaaagctgaaatttggtaccaatatgtatatcaatcacgccaacaaagtgcaaaaataaaaaatggaaaaaaatgttttattagggtacccccccccacatgtaaagtgggggctgatatcttttttcattccaaccccgacgtgtgatatatcgttggataggtatttaaaaatgaataaggaaaattgttttgaacttgataggttcagtagtttttgagaaaaatacggaaaactacggaaccctacactgagcgtggcccgacacgctcttggccggtttttatctgAATATTTTGAATATGGCTAAACTAGTAAGAATTTCAACTCTAcccttaggtacctactatatttttagataaATGCGTAGATTCATTATCTTGGTATGAGTTGGCAGCGATTTTGCAAGTGTTAATAAACGTTATAATTCtgtgaaattatgacgtttaaagtacttaACTCTTCTGCTGCGGTAACATACTTGTCATCATAGGCATCATACTTaaaacaatcaatcaatcaatcaatcaatttattttgCAATAATAAGGGTTTGATTACAGATATTATTCAAAGTACTCCTTAATTAGCCATTCTTCATAGCATGCAAAATATTCACAACTATTTACATATGTACAAATCTTAACTAAACCATGATATTTCTACCTTTCTAAATGAAACATACCTACTACCAACAATCATTACATTAATATTAAATGATTTTACATTaattagttaaaaaataaataatacattacattaaataaaaatttaaaaaagtcaaaattacattacattaaatacaattaattcaaGTCGAAGATACGTTGCATTAAATTGATTATAGGTTAATTAATCAAAAAATcacttaatttataaaatgagcACTCTCTAAGCCACTGACGCAACGTTCTGTTAAACTGACAGTCGGGCACTTCTTTCACATATTGTGGTAAGTTATTGTATATATTTACACACATTACCGTACAATTCTTCTTAAATCTGCttgttttttgttgtttttccaCCACAAGTCGGTCGGAATTTCTTGTATTCCGTGGGTATAAATCTCTAGCAGTTTTAAAGAGTGAACTGTGCTTTCTCACAAATTTAGAGACTTCTTCAATATATAAACATGTGAGAGGTAGTATACCCAGTTTAGAAAATAAGGGTTTACAGGAATCTAAGGGTTTAACTCCACATATAGCACGAACACATCTTTTTTGAGCAACAAACGCTCTCTGAATGTCACCACCATTTCCCCAAATAATCAAGCCATATCTTAATACAGATTCTACATATCCATAGTAGGCAGCCAAAACAGTGTTATGGTCTGATGTTTTTCTTAATCTATGAAGGACATACACAAATCTATTTATCTTATTACACACATCATTTATATGGTTATTCCAATTTAAATCACTGTCAACAAATATGCCTAAAAATTTTGTTATgtcattttcttttaatttatgaccATTATAAACTATATCTAAATGctgattaatattattaaaattaatgaaattagtttTATCTAGATTTGTCTTTAGGTTATTACGCTCAAGCCAGTTTACGACAGTATTTACCGTCTCATTAACCTGCGATTCATGGTGGTTaatagggcttgcaatatcggacgattttcaattccggaactggttttcgagattggacttcaattccggaattccggaactagttccggaattggacaattttttttagttttgttttctggtggatttctgatgaaataatacaattttaaattgaaatttattattaatcgacgtttaagacaataactccgtacctgaaaggcatataacactgtAATTTTACAGTAGAgtccattttgtgtcaaaacgGTCTTGCGAAGTATTTCGAACAACAGcaaacgatacaaacgaggttttagtgccagtttgtcatagtagttaacattaaagtaaatatatttagcattattatttaatagtatttgacaCATCAttcagtaataaaaaaaactacatattttagACAAGAACTAAATAAAACTTCCCCAAATACAGTGTTTTCCTTCTGaacttatttcatatttgaggaTTTACAGCAATATGGACGAGGACaacattattgttttatcaattaatctaataaaaacaaGGGTTTTAAATGCATATGCATCGATGTATGGGTGTGAAGCTTGGACACTGACACAGAAAGAAGAGAACAAGCTCTTAGTGGCGGAAAGGAAAATCTGGCGGAAGATTCTAGGGCCAATCAAAGAGGGAAATGGAACCTGGAGGCGCAGGAGAAATAGAGAGCTGGAAGAGCTAATGGCGGTGCCTAATATAATTGGCGAGATCAAAGCCACACGACTCCGCTGGCTTGGCCACCTggaaaggatgggagaggatcgtggtgtgagaagagcatatgtgggacgcccgggtggaaaacgtccgcgtgggcgtcccagatatcgctggtgcgaggaagcccttAAAGACCTGGCCGCACTtggtgtacccaactggcgtgaagtggcgcaggatagggcagagtggcgatctcttgtgtcggaggccaagatcctttttgggtcgctgagccagtgacgtaagtaagtaagtaagtaagtaagtatgcaTCGATTGTCCACcgaaaaatgaaaaagtaataatttacaacaatggcACAACGTCTTATTCATATAAATGTAATACTGTATCAGACTCGAGGCCCAAAAAGTCAGATTTCCTGATTTATACCTAGGTACATGTATGTACGCAttgaatttttgtaaaaaataaagcatACTTTTCATATCCACCATTTTCCATACGTTACAGTAAAGTCCaccagttt from Leguminivora glycinivorella isolate SPB_JAAS2020 chromosome 23, LegGlyc_1.1, whole genome shotgun sequence includes:
- the LOC125238188 gene encoding WASH complex subunit 3-like, yielding MSDCCKRPKNPCMVCRRTVTAKTGLQCQGSCKSWIHFTCCSYTPGKIKDIKAKIIKVRCPCPDCSTQGPKEIVMKDSSFTCINKTCPINNPPKCAKDRDNNNKMVQQPSPCKLSCKEWPGVPCSGNSCQANTQEECCPPDPRACPIPTPPPGCPPPPPPPAPCIPAPVPCPRPQPPPKPCSPSTPPCRPQHHRPSEQSDMPQHMQTQQSHTPPQYYQQNSPGHTSNTGSPARRMSPSSTPVMPSISLVENMCETVGLLSDQLNQLMSKMTDVLNPSTNSRMPSEPDPTPCRCPKNPVPTCNIPQPPACNYNRR